Sequence from the Sphingobium indicum B90A genome:
CCGCGCCTTCACCGCCTCCAGCTTGTCCGAAGCCATATAATGGGTCGCGATGCCGATGGCCGCGCAATCCGCGCCCTTGATCCGCGCCCCCGTCGTCGCCAGCCACGCCCCGGTCCGCCCCGGCAAGCGGGGCAGGAACCAGCCGCCGCCCACGTCGGGAAACAGCCCGATGCCCGTTTCCGGCATGGCATAGGTCGTCCGCTCCGTCGCCACGCGATAGCGCGCCGGATCGGAAATCCCCACGCCCCCGCCCATGACGATGCCGTCGATGAACGCCACGATCGGCTTTTCATAGACGAACAGCAGATGGTTCATCCGATATTCGGTGAAGAAGAACTGCTCCGCCTCCGAACAATCCCCCCTGGCGCTGTTCGCGATCATGGCGATGTCGCCGCCCGCGCAAAAACCGCGACCCTCGGCATGGTCCAGCATCACCGCGACGACGCTCTCATCCTCCCGCCAGGCCAGCAGCGCCGCAATGATCGCGTCGCACATTTCGGTGGTCAGCGCATGGATCGCCTTGGGCCGGTTCAGCCTTATCCGCCCCACGCCATTGTCGAGTGAAATCAGCACCTGATCAGTCATAAAATCCCCGCTCACTGCCGCAGCATGTCGCGGGCGATGATCATCCGCATGACCTGATTGGTGCCTTCCAGGATCGAATGCACACGCAGGTCGCGCCAGAAACGCTCGACCGGATAGTCCATCAGATAGCCGTAGCCGCCATGCAGTTGCAGCGCCCGGTCGACCACCGAAGATCCCGTATCCGTTGCCAGCCGCTTCGCCATGGCGGCAAAGCGCGTCTTGTCCGGCGCATTCTCCGTCACCTTGACCGCCGCCGCATAGAGCAGCGTCCGCGCCGCCTGCAATTCCGTCTCCATGTCCGCCAGCATGAACTGCGTATTCTGGAAATCGGCGATGCTCTGCCCGAACTGTTTGCGATCCCTGGTGTAGCTCAGCGCCTCGTCGATGCAGCGCTGCGCCCCGCCCAGCGAGCAGGCCCCGATATTCAGCCGCCCGCCGTCCAGCCCCATCATCGCGATGCGGAATCCCTCGCCTTCGCCCCCGACCAGATTTTCGACCGGCACCCGCACCCCGTCGAAATTCACCTGCGCGGTCGGCTGCGAATGCCAGCCCAGCTTGCGCTCCTGCGCGCCGAAGCTGACGCCCGCCATATCCTTCTCGATGACCAGGCAGCTTATGCCCTTCGGACCCTCGTCCCCGGTACGGACCATCACGACATAAATCTCATTCTCTCCGCCGCCGGAGATGAACTGCTTGGACCCGGTGACCACATAATGATCGCCGTCCTTCACCGCCCGCGTCTTCAGCGCCGCCGCGTCGGACCCCGAACCCGCCTCCGTCAGGCAATAGCTGCCGATCCGCTCCATCGGCACCATGGAGGGGAGATATTTGTCCTTCACCGCCTGCGAACCGAACCGGTCGATCATCCATGCGGCCATATTGTGGATGGAGATGAAGGCGCTGGTCGACGGACAGCCATAGGCCATCGCCTCCATGATCAGCGCGGCCTCCAGCCGCCCCAGCCCGATGCCGCCCGCTTCCTCCGACACATAGATGCTGCCGAAGCCCAGTTCCGCCGCGGCGCGGATGGTCTCGCGGGGAAAGATATGCTTTTCGTCCCACTCCGCCGCGAAGGGCGTGATCGCATCGGCGGTGAACCGGCGCGCCATCTCCTGAATGGCCAACTGGTCCTCGGTGAGATCGAACTGGCCCACAAACTCTCCTGACATGCGCTTTGAACTTTCCCTTAGATAGAATGCGGAATTGCCTGCAACAACGCAGTTCTGCATAGCGATGCAGCGATTTTGCAGACGGGGCGCGGCGAGCGATGTTCGATTGGGACGATATCAGGGTCTTTCTGGCGGTGGCGCGCACGCGCAAGATCGCTCCCGCCGCCCGCGCCCTGGGCATCGACGCGACCACCATCGCCCGCCGCCTCGCCCGGCTGGAGCGCGCGCTCGGCCCCGAACTGTTCGAACTGGGGGCAGGGGAGCGCACCCTGACCGCCCATGGCCAGGCGCTGCTCCACCATGCCGAAAGCATCGAAAGCG
This genomic interval carries:
- a CDS encoding enoyl-CoA hydratase/isomerase family protein; the encoded protein is MTDQVLISLDNGVGRIRLNRPKAIHALTTEMCDAIIAALLAWREDESVVAVMLDHAEGRGFCAGGDIAMIANSARGDCSEAEQFFFTEYRMNHLLFVYEKPIVAFIDGIVMGGGVGISDPARYRVATERTTYAMPETGIGLFPDVGGGWFLPRLPGRTGAWLATTGARIKGADCAAIGIATHYMASDKLEAVKARIVADPDGLAEILDEMADVPPPSAWEAHRDEIDRLFASDRFEDILAALEAEGSDWAREQLATLTTKSPQTIKVALRQMVEGAAFTDFADNMRNEYRIGHHVIRRPDFIEGVRAVIFDKDNAPRWNPARAEDVTDELVDSLFAPLPPEKEWTPLPELRG
- a CDS encoding acyl-CoA dehydrogenase family protein; amino-acid sequence: MSGEFVGQFDLTEDQLAIQEMARRFTADAITPFAAEWDEKHIFPRETIRAAAELGFGSIYVSEEAGGIGLGRLEAALIMEAMAYGCPSTSAFISIHNMAAWMIDRFGSQAVKDKYLPSMVPMERIGSYCLTEAGSGSDAAALKTRAVKDGDHYVVTGSKQFISGGGENEIYVVMVRTGDEGPKGISCLVIEKDMAGVSFGAQERKLGWHSQPTAQVNFDGVRVPVENLVGGEGEGFRIAMMGLDGGRLNIGACSLGGAQRCIDEALSYTRDRKQFGQSIADFQNTQFMLADMETELQAARTLLYAAAVKVTENAPDKTRFAAMAKRLATDTGSSVVDRALQLHGGYGYLMDYPVERFWRDLRVHSILEGTNQVMRMIIARDMLRQ